Genomic window (Drosophila albomicans strain 15112-1751.03 chromosome X, ASM965048v2, whole genome shotgun sequence):
agtaaaatataacattaatataacaatatataaaatatataatataatctatatatcaaataatggatacgattatatttgatttattttacaaaatttataatgaGAAATCtgcatattttgaaatacCATCTCATATGTTAAGTTATATTAGTTTGTGTGAAATCTTTCTTTTGATGATCTTCCTCTGTTGTAATATCAATCATTGCTTACCATTCCGTTCAATATTTAATAGGATCGCAGTGTACGATAGATGCGGAATAAAATAGAGAATGTTAGATCCATTCATTTTGGAATTTTGTATATGCTAGTAAAATGAATTAGAAAAGTATTGCATTCCTTtcagtattatatttaatgggATCGCTTTCTTGTATCAAAACCGTATGAAGCATGGAAGTAAACTACAgatgagtgtgctcgactgtgaaataccctcTTTCAATGttgtataaaagcaaaacagtgcggtattaatttgaaaatataccaaattagtataccgcGAAAATACACAGACAAAttcacaaatataccaaaagtcatatttggtatattgatattggaAAAGCTGTCTAGTTAATAGTTAATTCTGAAGACTTTAGAATGCACAGAGTAGAGAAATTTGCTAATGTTACTTTACAATTAATctcaataatatatgtaattgcatattttgcttTGCAGATGGGCGAGCACTTGGTGTCATCGGGTGACAGCGCTGATCGGACTGCGCTGGGAGCTGCGGGGCAAGGAGCACCTCGAGAAGGATCAGGCCTGCATAATCGTGGCCAATCACCAGAGTTCGCTGGATGTGCTGGGTAATTAGTAGTAGTAATTAGTAGATATCGCATTCCAAATGGCAAAACTAACAATTTGAAGTGCTCTTCTTTGGCAGGCATGTTCAACATCTGGCATGTGATGAACAAGTGCACGGTGGTGGCAAAGCGTGAACTCTTCTATGCCTGGCCCTTTGGTCTGGCCGCCTGGCTGGCGGGCTTGATATTCATCGATCGTGTGCGCGGCGAGAAGGCGCGCGATACGTTGAATGCGGTGAATCGTCGGATCAAGAAGCAGCGCATCAAGCTGTGGGTATTCCCGGAGGGGACACGACGCAACACCGGCGAACTGCATCCGTTCAAGAAGGGGGCCTTTCACATGGCCATCGATCAGCAGATACCGATACTGCCGGTCGTCTTCAGCTCATACTGTTCATTCCTCAACGACAAGAAGAAGATCTTGAATGCGGGACGCATTGTGATCACAACGCTGCCGCCGGTTAGCACCGAGGGTCTGACCAAGGACGACATCGACACGCTAATGGATCGTGTCCGCGCTCAGATGACCGAAACGTTTAAGCTCACCTCCGCGGAGATGCTGCAACGCTATAAGCCACACAAGACGCCACCGATATCGTCGCCGCCGATGGTGGTCAATGGAGCCGAAgccgctgtggctgctgctgtggcgaaTAGTTCGGGATACGCGCAGCTGCATGCGGCTGCCTCGTATGAGAGCTACAAGAGCGCCAGCGCCAGTGCCAGTAAAGCGACAATGCTGAAGACGCTGTAGATGCATTCGACAGCTGCGCTGCTGACTAAATGACAAATGCACCTTAACCTTATGACATGTGGTGCACGTATTTTGGCGCGACTGTCCAAAAAACTCTCGAGACTTTATTCGTAGGCAAAACtgcaatgcaaacacacactcacacacataccaaaaacaacaacaacaactaaaatgtAGACAAAACTTTAAGGCACACACTatgcaacaacacaacatttCGATTTCATTCCCATTGACgaaattattatgtttattatatgcTAATGATTGAGTTGTAAGGGTCAGCTTATATGTAAAAAcgttgtttatgtttgtgaTGATTCCCAAGTCAATGGTTTCCtcaacaatttacattttaaatgccatTTGCTGGCAGAACTATagtaaaatgttttaatttatgagtTTAGGAGACATATTGACGGAGCAGAACAATTTAGAAAGTTACAgaaagatacccgctacccaaattcaataaaaatgaaacaaaagagTTCGGtattataccgcaaaaatactaatactaagataaagtataccgaaatgtgtatttggtatatcaatatactactacattcaaaatataccataaagtataccgaaatgtgtatttggtatatcgatatactactacattcaaaatataccataaagtataccgaaatatgtattcggtatatcgatatactactacattcaaaatataccataaagtataccgaaatgtgtattcggtatatcgatatactaccacattcaaaatataccatagagtacaaaaaatataccaaattgtcaaagCAGCccatatcaaattatttcttgGATAACTTCCAAGATTTCTGTCTCATCTCCATgatgggtagcgggtaaaaaaagaaacacaaagtTTTCCCTTTGCTATATCAAGTATTAGCATTAAGATCAACAAACACAATGTTGAGGATTCAGTCACATGTAATTTCCATTCATATAGGAGCTACTTATGATCTCCCAAGTTTTGAAACAATTccaaattccttttttttttagtattattaacAACCAAATCGTAAGAAACATAACTTTTCAAATTGATGTACGTATTCGTTTTGTTGCATAGTGTTAATGATATgcataatactatataataagtatataccataatatGTATACAGCACATAAAGCTCTAAACTAAAGTTATAATCAAATATGTATTAGCGAAACATTTCTAACGAATTTCTCCACACAATTCACACAAGAAATTgcaagaaaaatgtatttttattacttagACATACCgagaaaaagcaaagaaacaaaaatcaaaaaaaagaaaaacgaaaatctaGAAAAAAAGAGATGTGAAATATGGAAATTGAAACCAAAGCTATGTGAACACACTCTAACTAGCGGGGTTAGGGGTCCAAAAACATGCCCAGAAATGCGCTCAATATCGTTCGATTGTATATAGccgataaaatatattgtatgtgaCATCATCTTTTTAGAACTTA
Coding sequences:
- the LOC117576845 gene encoding 1-acyl-sn-glycerol-3-phosphate acyltransferase alpha, which encodes MSSYIELLGLFVLLMLPFLYETNHIFRYYFKFLIYYGIVSFNSIILIPAFLTRPCDVRNLLWASTWCHRVTALIGLRWELRGKEHLEKDQACIIVANHQSSLDVLGMFNIWHVMNKCTVVAKRELFYAWPFGLAAWLAGLIFIDRVRGEKARDTLNAVNRRIKKQRIKLWVFPEGTRRNTGELHPFKKGAFHMAIDQQIPILPVVFSSYCSFLNDKKKILNAGRIVITTLPPVSTEGLTKDDIDTLMDRVRAQMTETFKLTSAEMLQRYKPHKTPPISSPPMVVNGAEAAVAAAVANSSGYAQLHAAASYESYKSASASASKATMLKTL